In one Neobacillus sp. CF12 genomic region, the following are encoded:
- a CDS encoding SDR family NAD(P)-dependent oxidoreductase codes for MARFNGKVAIITGGTSGLGRAVAERFIEEGAHICVADISLGRLEEMKAIYGEKMITVHTDVSTVEGNIKMVESTVEAFGKIDIFIANAGIYDGNVGLIDLPLERIEAAFDEVINVNVKGYLLGAKTVLPELLKTEGCMIFTASHASFYSAGGGPIYTASKHAIAGLIKELAYELAPKIRVNGVAPGVIATNMGMPKSLGPQAPSIISGVEHSLPLPFIPESKDYVELYVLLASEGAKAMTGTIIQADNGISIRGLVKTSGGF; via the coding sequence ATGGCACGCTTTAATGGAAAGGTAGCAATCATTACAGGTGGGACCTCCGGCTTAGGCCGGGCGGTTGCTGAGCGCTTTATCGAAGAAGGAGCGCATATATGTGTGGCAGATATATCGCTTGGAAGACTCGAGGAAATGAAGGCTATTTATGGGGAGAAAATGATCACCGTTCATACAGATGTCAGTACTGTTGAAGGTAACATCAAAATGGTTGAATCTACTGTTGAAGCTTTTGGAAAGATTGATATTTTTATAGCAAATGCTGGGATTTATGACGGCAATGTAGGTCTAATAGATTTACCGCTTGAACGGATTGAAGCAGCATTCGATGAAGTAATTAATGTGAATGTCAAAGGATACTTGCTTGGAGCAAAAACGGTCCTTCCAGAGCTTTTAAAAACAGAAGGCTGCATGATTTTTACAGCTTCACATGCTAGTTTTTATTCTGCTGGAGGGGGTCCCATTTACACTGCATCGAAACATGCTATTGCAGGTTTAATAAAAGAATTGGCCTATGAGCTGGCACCTAAAATTCGTGTGAATGGTGTGGCACCCGGAGTGATTGCCACGAATATGGGGATGCCCAAGTCCTTAGGTCCGCAGGCCCCCTCTATTATATCGGGTGTTGAACATTCCTTACCATTACCTTTTATTCCAGAGTCTAAGGATTATGTTGAACTATATGTATTACTTGCATCAGAAGGAGCAAAGGCAATGACAGGGACAATCATTCAGGCAGACAACGGAATTAGCATTAGAGGTTTAGTGAAAACATCAGGTGGTTTTTGA
- a CDS encoding SDR family oxidoreductase yields MDLGLRGKVVLVTAASKGLGYAVAKEMLAEGAHVAISSRSEESIKKAAEELSQGGKHDVFYVPADLSKPGDVDVLMDRVLHHFGQVDILICNTGGPKTSDFVDTGFEDWKSGMDMMLFPVLKMTERVIPLMKENNWGRIIFMTSTWVKQPRKSGVISTMARSAVSGLSKHLSNELAKHNILVNQVLPGPTWTDRSKEITSRLAQQRGVPVEVIKEEIAEEIPLGRYGTAQEIANAVTFLASEKASFITGASLQVDGGQIKATV; encoded by the coding sequence ATGGATTTAGGATTGAGAGGAAAAGTTGTACTTGTAACAGCCGCAAGTAAAGGACTTGGATATGCAGTTGCTAAAGAAATGCTGGCTGAGGGTGCCCATGTGGCGATCAGTTCAAGGAGTGAAGAAAGTATTAAAAAAGCTGCCGAAGAACTATCACAAGGTGGTAAACATGATGTTTTTTATGTGCCTGCAGATTTATCTAAGCCAGGTGATGTGGATGTTCTAATGGATCGAGTTCTCCATCATTTTGGTCAAGTGGATATATTAATTTGTAATACAGGTGGTCCAAAAACATCCGATTTTGTCGATACTGGATTTGAGGATTGGAAAAGCGGTATGGATATGATGCTTTTCCCTGTCCTAAAAATGACAGAGAGAGTTATTCCATTAATGAAAGAAAACAATTGGGGACGGATTATTTTCATGACATCAACATGGGTTAAGCAACCGCGTAAGAGCGGTGTGATTTCTACCATGGCTCGAAGCGCTGTTTCAGGGTTATCAAAACACCTGTCTAATGAATTAGCGAAGCATAATATCCTTGTAAATCAAGTATTACCAGGTCCAACCTGGACAGATCGTTCTAAGGAAATTACCAGCAGACTAGCACAGCAACGCGGTGTACCTGTTGAAGTAATCAAGGAAGAAATTGCAGAGGAGATTCCACTTGGGAGATACGGGACGGCACAGGAAATTGCAAATGCGGTTACATTTTTAGCTTCGGAAAAAGCCTCCTTTATAACCGGTGCCTCCTTACAAGTTGACGGAGGTCAAATAAAAGCTACAGTTTAA
- a CDS encoding carbon-nitrogen hydrolase family protein yields the protein MNKLKVSMVQMQVTNDVEVNVKKAITLIREAAISNPDIVVLPENFHLMGTKKDFFEKAEFIDGCTITTLRMLAREFGIYIVAGTMKLRIKNEEKLRNSCCVINPEGEIQDVYDKIHTFNAQVGDRTYAGSQVEESGDRIIVTNIKGVPVGLSVCFDIRFPEMFRILALKGAKVILVPAIFMLHTGKDHWEVLLRARAIENQVYMVAPATHGKFPPHEEWSYGRSMAIDPWGLMIAQSSDKDGVLTVDLDLDLVDDVRKRVPTLSQRRPDVYNWTEFDH from the coding sequence ATGAATAAACTAAAAGTATCGATGGTCCAGATGCAAGTAACCAATGATGTAGAGGTAAATGTAAAAAAAGCAATTACATTAATTAGAGAAGCAGCAATAAGTAATCCTGATATCGTCGTCCTACCTGAAAATTTCCATTTAATGGGTACGAAGAAAGATTTTTTCGAAAAAGCCGAATTCATTGATGGCTGCACTATTACGACGTTAAGGATGCTGGCTCGCGAGTTTGGTATCTATATTGTTGCAGGTACAATGAAACTTCGGATTAAGAATGAAGAAAAACTTAGAAATAGCTGCTGTGTTATAAATCCTGAGGGTGAGATTCAAGATGTTTATGATAAGATACACACGTTTAACGCGCAAGTAGGAGACAGAACATATGCTGGGAGTCAGGTAGAAGAGTCCGGAGACAGAATTATCGTTACAAACATTAAGGGAGTTCCGGTCGGTCTCAGTGTCTGTTTTGATATTCGTTTTCCAGAGATGTTCCGAATTCTTGCCCTAAAAGGAGCTAAAGTCATTTTAGTGCCGGCAATTTTTATGCTTCATACTGGGAAGGATCATTGGGAAGTCCTTTTACGAGCACGAGCTATTGAAAACCAAGTCTATATGGTGGCACCTGCTACTCATGGGAAATTTCCTCCGCATGAGGAATGGAGTTATGGCCGGAGCATGGCAATTGATCCATGGGGATTAATGATTGCCCAATCATCAGATAAAGATGGGGTATTAACAGTGGATCTTGATTTAGATTTGGTGGATGATGTTAGGAAAAGGGTACCGACATTATCCCAGCGCCGTCCTGATGTATATAACTGGACAGAGTTTGATCATTGA
- a CDS encoding leucyl aminopeptidase — MLTNFTQLTTLFRDELVLCGVKEGEFVVVASQPESREGYVDAFLAAIESLGAHGMNLQFPGIRHAHLPYIGRQTQDIDIFIDSVPQAMETLKKADMVVDVTAEGLVHTKARAVTLGNGARMLMVWEKAEILERMFPRESLRKRVETSMDMLKQAESMRVTSAAGTDISVRLTSDTPIIGQYGYTDQPGRWDHFAGGFAAFYPIEESVNGRIVLDAGDILLPLNRYVQSPIDITIKNGFITDIKGEGLDVLLFKQYFESWKDKEVYGTSHFGWGLDENALWEAMSFYGNETYGMDARAFAGNFMWSTGPNAHVKRFTKCHYDIPMRACSIELDGKQIIKEGTIVEPSLKFS; from the coding sequence ATGCTTACAAATTTTACTCAATTAACAACGTTGTTTAGAGACGAATTGGTTTTGTGCGGTGTGAAAGAAGGAGAGTTTGTTGTTGTAGCCAGTCAGCCAGAATCACGTGAAGGCTATGTTGATGCTTTTCTTGCAGCGATCGAATCATTGGGGGCGCATGGGATGAATCTTCAGTTCCCGGGAATACGACATGCCCACCTGCCATATATCGGTCGTCAGACACAAGATATTGATATTTTTATAGATTCTGTTCCACAAGCTATGGAAACCTTGAAAAAAGCAGATATGGTGGTCGATGTCACCGCTGAAGGGCTTGTTCATACAAAAGCTAGAGCCGTTACGTTAGGTAATGGGGCAAGAATGCTGATGGTGTGGGAAAAAGCAGAAATTCTTGAAAGAATGTTTCCTAGAGAATCCTTACGGAAACGAGTAGAAACGAGCATGGATATGTTAAAGCAGGCAGAGTCAATGAGGGTAACTTCTGCAGCTGGAACTGATATTTCTGTTCGGCTTACGAGTGACACACCGATTATTGGTCAATATGGCTACACTGATCAACCAGGCAGATGGGATCATTTTGCCGGAGGGTTTGCTGCCTTTTATCCAATTGAAGAAAGTGTGAATGGACGGATTGTGTTGGATGCAGGGGATATCTTATTACCGCTTAATCGTTATGTTCAGTCACCAATTGATATCACGATTAAAAATGGCTTTATTACTGATATCAAAGGTGAAGGTCTGGATGTCCTATTATTTAAACAATACTTTGAGTCTTGGAAGGATAAGGAAGTGTACGGAACATCCCATTTTGGCTGGGGATTAGATGAAAATGCTCTTTGGGAAGCGATGAGTTTTTATGGGAATGAGACATATGGGATGGATGCGCGGGCTTTTGCCGGGAATTTCATGTGGTCAACTGGTCCCAATGCTCATGTTAAACGCTTTACAAAATGCCATTACGATATTCCGATGCGAGCCTGTTCAATCGAACTGGATGGCAAACAGATTATTAAAGAAGGTACGATTGTCGAGCCGAGTTTGAAATTTTCATAA